In one Sporomusa sphaeroides DSM 2875 genomic region, the following are encoded:
- a CDS encoding recombinase family protein, protein MYKEQQVALYVRVSREEQVDGFSLEAQEAALRAEVKLRNKLVYDIYRDEGISGVRGDREGLNALLRDARRGCFGAVLVWTISRLSRKLDYLLEVFSELQGLGVAVRSLNEAFDMSTPGGNFALTMLGAVAQMQREAWMEASLIGMERRAKSGRWGGGMMLGYRMVADEEDLRGGGKLEIIAEEAETVMEIFTLYAAGLGYKAIVNRLNGENKTGKTGKAFTLNTVKGILTNAAYVGKTRFGEVYYDGLHEPIVSKELWEAVQLRLCEQTKPVQKVIDHEYLLSGLLKCPACGSGMLPSHTKSKRKDGSYRINHYYACGAYLNKGSTVCKPNSVRAVEADAKVLTWLQEFLTSPFWLRRVTEVLRQQYEQAVLPQIEQREQAERKLTELGRQSKELLRRYEEGFLDKPAFLTAMGELAAERKSWQAVLVESVSMAEQPDCWSEADIRAAFCVFQQVLSQAKPEQRSKLIRQLAHKIYVNEERQVVGIDLQLPSTLATEQGEGLPLRVAI, encoded by the coding sequence ATGTATAAGGAACAACAGGTTGCTCTCTATGTAAGAGTCAGCCGCGAAGAGCAGGTGGACGGTTTCAGCCTGGAAGCACAGGAGGCGGCGCTGCGAGCCGAGGTCAAGCTGCGGAACAAGCTTGTATATGACATCTATAGAGATGAAGGCATTTCGGGCGTTCGGGGGGACCGTGAAGGCCTGAATGCCCTCCTGCGGGATGCCCGGCGCGGCTGTTTCGGGGCGGTGCTGGTCTGGACCATTAGCCGCCTCAGTCGCAAGCTTGATTACCTATTGGAAGTTTTCTCGGAACTGCAAGGTTTGGGCGTTGCTGTCCGCAGTCTAAATGAAGCGTTTGACATGTCGACGCCTGGGGGCAACTTTGCTCTTACGATGTTGGGAGCCGTTGCCCAGATGCAGCGGGAGGCCTGGATGGAAGCCTCCCTCATCGGCATGGAAAGACGGGCCAAGTCGGGACGGTGGGGCGGCGGCATGATGCTGGGCTACCGCATGGTGGCTGATGAGGAAGACTTGCGCGGCGGCGGTAAGCTGGAAATCATAGCGGAAGAGGCCGAAACGGTCATGGAGATATTTACCCTGTATGCGGCAGGACTGGGATATAAGGCCATCGTCAACCGTTTAAACGGGGAAAACAAGACAGGCAAGACGGGCAAGGCATTTACCCTCAATACGGTTAAAGGAATCCTGACAAATGCGGCCTACGTCGGTAAAACGCGCTTTGGCGAGGTATATTACGACGGCCTGCATGAGCCGATTGTCAGCAAGGAACTGTGGGAAGCTGTTCAGTTGAGGCTTTGCGAACAGACTAAACCTGTTCAGAAAGTAATAGACCATGAATACCTATTGTCGGGCTTGCTCAAATGTCCCGCCTGCGGCAGCGGCATGTTGCCGTCCCATACCAAAAGCAAGCGCAAGGATGGCAGCTATCGCATCAATCATTATTACGCCTGCGGAGCCTATCTCAACAAAGGCAGTACGGTTTGTAAGCCTAATAGCGTTCGCGCCGTCGAGGCTGATGCCAAAGTGCTGACCTGGCTGCAGGAATTTCTCACCAGCCCCTTTTGGCTGCGCCGCGTGACCGAGGTCCTCCGTCAACAGTACGAACAGGCTGTTCTGCCGCAAATTGAGCAGCGCGAGCAGGCAGAGCGGAAGCTTACTGAGCTTGGCAGGCAGTCTAAGGAACTATTGCGCCGTTATGAGGAAGGATTTTTGGACAAGCCAGCCTTCCTGACTGCTATGGGGGAACTTGCGGCGGAAAGGAAAAGCTGGCAAGCGGTTTTAGTGGAAAGCGTGTCAATGGCAGAGCAACCTGACTGCTGGTCTGAAGCGGACATACGGGCGGCCTTTTGCGTTTTTCAGCAGGTGCTTTCGCAAGCGAAGCCCGAACAGAGGAGCAAACTCATACGGCAGCTTGCTCATAAAATTTATGTCAACGAAGAGCGGCAGGTAGTGGGTATTGATTTGCAACTGCCGTCCACTCTCGCTACCGAGCAAGGCGAAGGACTGCCGCTGCGTGTAGCTATCTAG
- the radC gene encoding RadC family protein, translating to MTLPFTSLSNVADEELLEVVLPKPAVRELLTEYGSVQQALLRSYPQELERIRGIGPVKARQLQYLCELAKRIYRVNAKLPPVIRAPQDVFERVVDMQHLPVEQFRVLYLNTKNGILAEETVSQGTISAALVDPRMVFGRAVRLLAATVILIHNHPSGDPSPSPEDIALTRKLVEAGKILDVQVVDHLIVGQGRYVSFKEKGLIG from the coding sequence ATGACCCTACCTTTTACCAGCCTTTCTAACGTGGCCGACGAGGAGCTTTTAGAAGTTGTTCTGCCTAAGCCTGCAGTGCGGGAACTGCTGACCGAGTATGGCAGCGTCCAGCAGGCGCTTTTGCGGAGCTATCCCCAGGAATTAGAGCGCATCAGAGGCATTGGTCCCGTTAAGGCCAGGCAGCTTCAGTATCTGTGTGAGCTGGCTAAGCGCATTTACCGTGTGAACGCCAAACTGCCGCCCGTCATCCGTGCGCCGCAGGACGTATTTGAACGGGTAGTGGATATGCAGCACCTGCCTGTCGAACAGTTTCGCGTGCTCTATCTCAACACCAAAAACGGCATTTTAGCCGAAGAAACCGTATCGCAAGGGACAATAAGCGCGGCGCTGGTCGACCCTCGCATGGTGTTTGGCCGGGCCGTGCGTCTCCTGGCGGCGACCGTTATTCTCATTCATAACCATCCCAGCGGTGACCCGAGTCCCAGTCCCGAAGACATTGCATTAACCCGAAAGCTGGTAGAGGCGGGAAAAATTTTGGATGTGCAGGTGGTTGACCATCTCATAGTCGGACAAGGGCGTTACGTCAGCTTCAAGGAAAAGGGGCTGATCGGCTGA
- a CDS encoding bifunctional DNA primase/polymerase, whose product MQEQFDNKTQTQKIREALYRYQKMGLPVIPCDGKKPLISEWAKRSAVPTTEEIEEWLVKWPTMNIGLVLGAASGIVGIDVDGPQAWESLQEISGGDIPATWMYKTPGSEAGRRLLYRLPEGLGKASKWVDKLEGEHSELAFLGDGQQTIVPPSQNGKPYTWIKGHTPKDVELADAPEWMLSRMTGKVKEAKRKDKTETKPQPDVADVFERLQRCGKFAQALTSQSSEGLSEDAWFQWVSLLVNAGHGEAAFAFSRLSAKHDARSEQRIHLLVDKAGDAGGPMVRCTTIGCTRDGVERCFHVANENETGEVTNSPGAFIRNMEKPLPPNDPAYTPYVAALQDNPDYTLDPRGNLLGFDRKENPFKIANFVARPTQEVIRDDGVSQERNFRLEGLQAGGKKLAPVDVSAAEFKRMGWVTEAWGLGVSIRPGFGTQDLCRDAIQNMGLEVDTHYIYTHLGWRRLPDGTWCFLHANGSIGADNIAVELERGLEKYRLDQAVEDLKRAAQASLRLLMVAPLEVTIPLLALVYLCALCEALRKAGIEPTFVLWLFGGTGTRKSSLGMSFLSHFGDFGLKSPPASFKDTANALERKAFATKDTLLLIDDYHPEASSYEAQKMAQTAQRVLRMYGDRIGRGRLTASVKFQKEFPPRGMALVTGEDLPSGESSVARFLGVELLQGAVDLKALTKAQQEAPLLAQAMRGYIEWLLPQMDALPETLYAEFIDKRAAFQEKAAHGRSGEAAAWLYIGFHRMLLYMQSAGACTAENAAQLLDDAETVFAHLIGDQNALVAQERPAEIFLEVLQELFVTSKVRVDALSAGMEEDPYSTSFGERIGWQDEQYFYLLPEATYTAVNRFLSGRSQKISVSPRILWKHLDEAKLIYTERSSDGRVQRCPKRTIPTRKRGSKDKECRPRLLHLYKSALDTEALSA is encoded by the coding sequence TTGCAAGAACAGTTCGACAACAAAACACAGACACAGAAAATCAGAGAGGCCCTGTATCGGTATCAAAAGATGGGGCTGCCAGTCATTCCTTGTGACGGCAAGAAGCCGCTCATTTCCGAATGGGCTAAGCGTAGTGCCGTGCCAACTACTGAGGAAATCGAGGAGTGGCTGGTAAAATGGCCTACTATGAACATCGGCTTGGTATTGGGGGCGGCTTCGGGCATTGTAGGTATTGATGTTGACGGGCCGCAGGCTTGGGAAAGTCTCCAGGAAATCAGCGGGGGAGACATTCCCGCAACCTGGATGTATAAGACGCCCGGCAGTGAAGCGGGGCGTAGGCTACTCTACCGTCTGCCTGAAGGGCTTGGCAAAGCCTCAAAGTGGGTTGACAAGCTCGAAGGCGAACATAGCGAATTGGCCTTCCTGGGAGACGGGCAGCAGACGATTGTACCGCCGTCGCAGAATGGCAAGCCTTACACCTGGATTAAAGGCCATACCCCCAAAGATGTTGAGCTGGCCGACGCCCCCGAGTGGATGCTTAGCCGCATGACGGGCAAGGTGAAAGAGGCTAAACGCAAGGATAAGACGGAAACCAAGCCGCAGCCGGATGTAGCCGATGTGTTCGAGCGTCTGCAGCGTTGTGGAAAGTTTGCGCAGGCATTGACTAGCCAAAGCTCGGAGGGCCTCTCGGAGGATGCGTGGTTTCAATGGGTAAGCCTGCTTGTAAATGCCGGTCATGGCGAGGCGGCCTTTGCCTTTTCCAGACTGAGCGCCAAGCATGATGCAAGAAGCGAGCAGCGTATCCACCTACTTGTCGATAAGGCAGGAGATGCTGGCGGTCCGATGGTACGGTGCACGACGATAGGCTGCACACGGGACGGAGTTGAACGCTGCTTCCATGTAGCGAATGAGAATGAAACCGGCGAAGTGACCAACAGTCCGGGCGCTTTCATTAGAAACATGGAAAAGCCGCTGCCGCCTAATGACCCAGCCTATACGCCGTATGTAGCGGCGCTTCAGGACAATCCCGATTATACGCTTGACCCAAGGGGAAACCTGCTGGGGTTTGACCGCAAAGAGAATCCTTTCAAGATTGCTAACTTTGTGGCCAGGCCTACGCAAGAAGTCATTCGCGATGACGGCGTTTCGCAGGAACGGAATTTTCGTCTGGAAGGGCTGCAGGCTGGCGGCAAGAAACTTGCGCCGGTCGACGTTTCCGCCGCTGAGTTTAAGCGGATGGGCTGGGTAACCGAAGCCTGGGGCCTCGGCGTGTCCATTAGACCTGGCTTCGGTACGCAGGACCTGTGCCGTGACGCTATTCAAAACATGGGCTTAGAGGTGGATACGCACTATATCTATACGCACCTGGGCTGGCGCAGGCTGCCTGACGGAACGTGGTGCTTCCTACACGCGAACGGCTCCATAGGCGCTGACAACATTGCGGTTGAATTGGAGCGGGGGCTGGAGAAATATCGCCTCGACCAGGCTGTCGAAGATTTGAAACGAGCCGCGCAGGCAAGTCTCAGATTGCTCATGGTGGCCCCCTTGGAAGTCACCATCCCGCTGCTGGCGCTAGTATATCTGTGCGCTCTCTGCGAAGCTCTGCGTAAAGCTGGCATAGAGCCAACCTTTGTATTATGGCTGTTTGGCGGCACTGGCACCAGGAAAAGCTCGCTGGGAATGAGCTTTCTTTCGCATTTCGGCGATTTTGGCCTCAAGAGTCCGCCTGCCTCATTTAAGGATACCGCGAACGCCCTCGAAAGAAAGGCGTTTGCAACCAAGGATACCCTGCTGCTCATTGATGACTATCATCCCGAGGCTTCCAGCTACGAAGCGCAAAAAATGGCCCAAACCGCCCAGCGGGTACTCCGTATGTACGGTGACCGCATCGGGCGGGGCAGGCTGACTGCCAGCGTAAAGTTCCAGAAGGAGTTTCCGCCCAGGGGTATGGCACTGGTAACGGGGGAAGACCTGCCGTCCGGCGAGTCTTCTGTAGCCCGCTTTCTCGGGGTGGAACTGCTGCAGGGCGCAGTAGACCTGAAGGCATTGACCAAGGCGCAGCAGGAAGCGCCGCTCCTTGCGCAGGCCATGAGAGGGTACATCGAATGGCTGCTGCCACAGATGGACGCTTTGCCTGAAACGCTCTATGCCGAGTTTATCGACAAAAGAGCCGCCTTTCAGGAAAAAGCGGCACATGGCAGGTCGGGCGAGGCAGCAGCTTGGCTGTACATCGGCTTTCACAGGATGCTCCTGTACATGCAATCTGCAGGGGCTTGCACCGCTGAAAATGCCGCGCAGCTTTTAGACGACGCCGAAACTGTTTTTGCACATCTTATCGGCGACCAGAATGCCCTTGTTGCGCAGGAGCGCCCCGCTGAAATATTCCTGGAGGTTCTGCAGGAACTGTTTGTCACCAGCAAGGTGCGCGTGGATGCACTGTCGGCAGGTATGGAGGAGGACCCCTATAGTACCTCCTTCGGTGAGCGCATTGGTTGGCAGGATGAGCAATACTTCTACCTGTTGCCCGAGGCGACCTATACTGCCGTCAATCGCTTTCTGTCAGGACGCAGCCAGAAGATTTCCGTATCGCCCCGCATTCTCTGGAAGCATTTGGATGAGGCGAAGCTTATCTATACCGAGAGAAGCAGTGACGGAAGGGTTCAGCGTTGCCCCAAGCGCACCATTCCAACCAGGAAGCGCGGCAGCAAGGATAAGGAGTGCCGCCCCAGGCTGCTGCATCTGTACAAAAGCGCCTTAGACACCGAAGCGCTCAGCGCCTAG
- a CDS encoding ParA family protein, producing MKIISIANRKGGVGKTVISANLAYELSKMGYLVLMVDLDSQCDLSKIYLQGDYEGGNIFHLLRQQCSLDNACLEVGENLYLIPGSRDIVHFDFRGSEGILLHYLRNERLEEVDIVIIDHPPALSESALAGFVASDEVVIVSDAETFSVANLGQLLDDLAHIQKVMNRDLHILGILVNKIDRRRKLTKVMVEEVYNSFGNSVFRASVGYDSAIPTAIRKGMPVRKLTWHSRALGQIRHLTKEVIERLGIANGNG from the coding sequence ATGAAAATAATCAGCATTGCCAACCGTAAGGGCGGCGTAGGAAAGACAGTAATTTCGGCCAATTTGGCTTATGAACTGTCGAAGATGGGATACCTGGTTCTAATGGTAGACCTGGACTCTCAATGCGACCTCAGCAAAATCTATCTGCAGGGAGACTACGAAGGCGGCAACATCTTCCACCTGCTTCGCCAGCAATGCAGCTTGGATAACGCTTGCTTAGAGGTCGGCGAGAACCTGTACCTCATTCCGGGCAGCAGGGATATTGTGCATTTCGACTTTCGCGGCAGCGAGGGAATCCTGCTGCATTATCTCAGAAATGAACGATTGGAAGAAGTCGATATTGTCATCATTGACCATCCGCCAGCATTAAGCGAATCCGCATTGGCAGGCTTTGTAGCCAGTGATGAGGTGGTGATTGTCAGCGATGCGGAGACATTCAGCGTAGCCAACCTGGGGCAGCTACTGGACGATTTGGCGCATATCCAGAAGGTCATGAACCGGGATTTGCATATTCTCGGCATTCTGGTCAACAAGATTGACCGCCGCCGCAAGCTGACTAAGGTGATGGTCGAAGAAGTTTACAACAGCTTTGGTAACTCGGTATTCCGCGCATCTGTTGGCTACGATTCGGCCATTCCGACTGCAATACGCAAAGGAATGCCTGTGCGGAAGCTGACATGGCATAGCCGCGCCCTCGGCCAGATTCGGCATCTGACGAAAGAAGTCATTGAAAGGCTGGGGATAGCAAATGGGAATGGATAA
- the rlmH gene encoding 23S rRNA (pseudouridine(1915)-N(3))-methyltransferase RlmH: protein MKITIIAVGKIKEKYLTAGIQEFVKRLTPYCKLDIVELAEERMPDNPSAAEKTQALTREGERILKAVKPSSYLLVLDVAGQAISSEQLAAKFDSLALSGQSDLTFVIGGAFGLSAEVLAAAKERLSFSKMTFTHQMIRLLLVEQVYRAFKISRGEPYHW from the coding sequence ATGAAGATTACTATTATTGCGGTAGGTAAAATTAAAGAAAAGTATCTAACTGCCGGTATCCAGGAATTTGTCAAGCGCCTGACGCCGTACTGCAAGCTTGATATTGTCGAACTTGCCGAAGAACGCATGCCTGATAATCCCTCAGCGGCCGAAAAAACACAAGCGCTCACCCGTGAGGGTGAGCGCATTTTAAAAGCTGTTAAGCCAAGCAGCTATCTGCTTGTTCTGGATGTGGCCGGACAGGCCATCTCCTCAGAACAGCTGGCAGCGAAGTTTGATAGTCTGGCCCTGAGCGGACAAAGCGATCTTACCTTTGTAATCGGCGGCGCCTTTGGCCTGTCAGCAGAGGTTTTAGCAGCAGCCAAAGAGCGGCTGTCATTTTCTAAAATGACCTTTACCCACCAGATGATACGTCTGCTGTTGGTGGAACAGGTGTACCGGGCGTTTAAGATTTCTAGGGGGGAACCGTACCATTGGTAA
- a CDS encoding S1C family serine protease: MNWYKRLTPYIAVSLISMIIGATLMVGCAGGISGNKAQKPNTAESPFTALQPPTAQAQVSEARNTPIVRAAQTVGPAVVGITNKGIARDFFSNRKVMVEQGSGSGVIFDAQGYIATNYHVVANAQEISVSLADGRTMDGKVIGVDAATDLAVVKVDAQNLPVAILGDSDALMVGEPAIAIGNPLGLEFKGSVTAGVISALNRSLDIGERRFKLIQTDAAINPGNSGGALVNADGVVIGINSAKIALSGVEGIGFAIPINSARPILQSLIDKGRVIRAYLGVGALDPTTAAKYGYELKLEKGVYIVKVSLNGPAAKAGIREKDIILKVAGAETNSVAELRAILDTHQVGSSVEVVILRNDKKQTINVLLEEMSEQ, from the coding sequence ATGAACTGGTATAAAAGGTTGACTCCCTATATTGCAGTATCATTAATAAGTATGATTATTGGCGCCACCCTGATGGTGGGTTGTGCCGGTGGCATTAGCGGCAATAAAGCGCAAAAACCCAATACGGCTGAGTCGCCGTTTACGGCTCTCCAGCCGCCTACGGCTCAGGCGCAAGTATCAGAAGCGCGCAATACTCCCATTGTGCGGGCGGCGCAAACGGTTGGTCCGGCGGTTGTTGGCATTACCAACAAAGGTATTGCCCGTGATTTTTTCAGCAACCGCAAGGTCATGGTGGAACAGGGCAGTGGTTCCGGCGTTATCTTTGATGCCCAGGGCTATATCGCCACCAACTATCACGTGGTAGCCAATGCCCAGGAAATCTCGGTTTCTTTGGCTGACGGACGCACCATGGACGGGAAAGTTATCGGTGTGGATGCTGCCACCGATTTGGCAGTCGTTAAGGTAGATGCCCAGAATCTGCCGGTTGCCATCCTGGGAGACTCTGATGCGCTGATGGTAGGTGAACCGGCTATTGCCATCGGCAACCCACTGGGGCTGGAATTCAAAGGCAGCGTAACTGCCGGTGTTATCAGTGCGCTCAACCGTTCCCTTGATATCGGCGAGCGCCGTTTCAAGCTTATTCAGACCGATGCGGCCATCAACCCCGGCAATTCAGGTGGTGCCCTTGTTAATGCCGACGGTGTGGTCATCGGTATCAACAGCGCCAAAATTGCCCTCTCCGGCGTGGAAGGCATTGGTTTTGCTATTCCTATCAACAGTGCCCGGCCGATTCTCCAGTCCTTAATCGACAAAGGGCGGGTCATCAGAGCCTATCTCGGCGTAGGTGCGTTGGACCCCACTACTGCTGCCAAATATGGCTATGAGCTTAAACTGGAAAAGGGCGTATATATTGTTAAAGTATCCCTAAACGGTCCGGCCGCTAAAGCCGGTATCCGCGAAAAAGATATCATTCTTAAAGTTGCCGGCGCCGAAACCAACAGTGTCGCCGAACTGCGGGCCATTCTCGATACCCACCAGGTAGGCAGCAGTGTTGAAGTTGTTATCTTACGCAATGACAAGAAACAAACCATTAATGTTCTATTGGAAGAGATGTCTGAACAATAA
- a CDS encoding MBL fold metallo-hydrolase produces the protein MQIHVLASGSTGNATYIEMENTKLLVDAGISARRIKQSLDKIGTKIEDIDGVLITHEHRDHVNGLTTLLKKYNLPTYTQPDTWQAMYCRNALPETCCKLLSDSFTIGKVKIEPFSISHDAADPVGFRLYAGSSKVCVATDLGFVTPTVKAALALSDAVVLEANHDVDMLKNGSYPWYLKKRIMSNRGHLANTDAGWTLARLDRKAHTHVFLAHLSQENNSLELAEKTVADILTTQGCKLGQDITLHRTYPEQISGLSEHK, from the coding sequence ATGCAAATTCACGTTTTAGCCAGCGGTAGTACCGGAAATGCTACGTACATTGAAATGGAAAATACTAAATTGCTGGTGGATGCCGGCATTAGTGCCAGGCGCATTAAACAGTCACTTGACAAAATTGGCACTAAGATAGAAGACATCGATGGGGTGCTGATAACGCATGAACATCGCGACCATGTCAATGGTTTAACAACATTACTTAAAAAATATAACCTGCCAACCTATACCCAGCCTGATACCTGGCAAGCGATGTATTGCAGGAACGCATTGCCGGAGACATGCTGTAAATTACTGTCTGACAGTTTTACTATCGGCAAGGTAAAAATAGAACCCTTCAGCATCTCCCACGATGCGGCAGATCCGGTAGGTTTTCGCCTATACGCCGGCAGCAGCAAAGTCTGTGTTGCCACAGACCTTGGTTTCGTTACCCCTACAGTGAAAGCAGCACTGGCTTTGTCTGACGCTGTGGTCTTAGAAGCCAACCATGATGTCGATATGCTGAAAAATGGCAGTTATCCCTGGTATTTAAAAAAGCGTATTATGAGTAATCGCGGTCACTTGGCTAATACCGACGCCGGCTGGACTCTGGCGCGACTTGACCGTAAAGCGCATACCCATGTTTTCCTGGCCCATCTAAGTCAGGAAAACAATAGCCTGGAGCTGGCGGAAAAAACGGTAGCCGATATTTTAACAACACAGGGCTGCAAACTTGGTCAGGATATCACTCTCCATCGTACCTACCCTGAACAGATTTCAGGACTTAGCGAACACAAATAG
- a CDS encoding phosphomannomutase/phosphoglucomutase — MNIFQACDIRGVAGRELSDVMARRIALAVGVRLTGQKIVVGGDIRLSTPRLQRIMIDGLTESGCQVVDIGTVATPVFYYALKATGATGGVMVTASHNPSQYNGFKLVLGPQPVSEEDVAQIGRMVAGNVRTQGNGQVVQHPVIADYLAYTASKARPGRLKVVLDAGNGATATIAPKLFERLGYEVIAINCIPDGRFPNHPPNPALAENLLALGEAVRTHGAALGIGFDGDGDRVGFVDENGRPLDNDDIMVLIARHYLAGEKGAIIYDAKCSMVVPEEVVKAGGRPVMARAGHTFSKTAFLRENALFAGEISGHFFFRELGYDDGMFSGLKVCQLVADQGSLAVLVDSIPNYLLTPDIRVPYHKPDKAAVLAQVAGKLAAYKPNLIDGVRIEFDDGWGMIRASVTEPLFTLRFEAKTADRLQAITATLLEAMPTDVREAVIAKLPQV, encoded by the coding sequence ATGAATATATTTCAAGCTTGTGATATACGCGGGGTTGCCGGCAGAGAGTTAAGTGATGTGATGGCCAGGCGCATTGCCTTGGCTGTTGGTGTCAGGCTTACAGGGCAAAAGATTGTGGTAGGGGGCGATATCCGGCTGTCGACTCCCCGGCTGCAGCGCATTATGATTGACGGGCTGACTGAATCCGGTTGCCAGGTGGTTGACATTGGGACAGTGGCGACCCCGGTATTTTACTATGCGCTTAAGGCAACCGGTGCAACCGGCGGTGTTATGGTAACCGCCTCGCACAACCCATCCCAGTATAATGGCTTTAAGTTAGTCCTTGGGCCTCAGCCTGTCAGCGAAGAAGATGTGGCGCAAATAGGCCGTATGGTGGCAGGAAACGTTCGGACGCAGGGGAATGGTCAGGTAGTACAGCATCCGGTTATTGCCGATTACCTTGCGTACACGGCAAGCAAAGCCCGACCGGGAAGGCTAAAAGTGGTCCTTGATGCCGGCAACGGGGCAACGGCCACCATTGCTCCTAAGCTGTTTGAACGGCTGGGATATGAGGTAATTGCCATCAACTGCATCCCTGACGGGCGCTTCCCCAACCATCCGCCCAATCCGGCACTGGCCGAAAACCTGCTGGCACTCGGTGAAGCTGTGCGTACACATGGCGCAGCGCTAGGGATAGGCTTCGACGGTGATGGTGACCGGGTAGGATTTGTTGACGAAAATGGCCGTCCCCTGGACAATGACGATATTATGGTGCTTATAGCCCGGCATTACCTTGCCGGTGAGAAAGGTGCTATTATCTATGATGCGAAATGCTCCATGGTAGTGCCGGAAGAGGTGGTTAAAGCCGGCGGGCGGCCTGTTATGGCCCGTGCCGGGCATACCTTCAGCAAAACGGCTTTTCTGCGGGAAAATGCCCTGTTTGCCGGAGAAATCAGCGGTCACTTCTTTTTCCGCGAGTTAGGCTATGATGACGGTATGTTTTCCGGATTAAAAGTCTGCCAGCTGGTAGCCGACCAAGGCAGTCTGGCCGTGCTGGTGGACAGCATACCCAACTATCTTTTAACTCCCGATATCCGGGTTCCGTATCACAAGCCGGATAAAGCGGCGGTGCTGGCACAAGTGGCCGGTAAGCTTGCCGCCTACAAGCCTAATCTGATTGACGGTGTCCGGATTGAGTTTGACGACGGCTGGGGTATGATTCGCGCTTCCGTAACCGAGCCATTGTTTACTCTGCGGTTTGAGGCCAAAACGGCTGACAGGCTGCAAGCCATTACGGCTACACTCCTGGAGGCGATGCCAACCGATGTCAGGGAAGCCGTTATCGCCAAACTGCCGCAGGTGTGA
- a CDS encoding nickel-dependent hydrogenase large subunit, which translates to MAVQTVFPVTRIHEPLRMDVEVENGKIVDAWLGAQLFRGMECMLTGRDPRDAALFTQRICGICSAAHAVAAGMAQQQAFGVTPTPTGQHITNLIFAADIIQNHLRHFYVLALFDYVKGPDMPPYIPRPQADFRLPPKINAELLQHARESAIKAMQAHEAMAVFGAKAPMQQTIIASGVTEQATAERLMIYRSILQELTEWVENVFIHDVMVLADYYPDYYAIGGGYGNFMSFGMFPAPVTGDRAFAPGLIVNQGQVEPLNVSHIGEEIRYSWYKDEQERRTLPAGRTIPDRDKPEAYSWVKAPRYQELPVEGGPLARAFISGEYRRGVSVMDRLVARAQETLKICRLAQEWLNEIVPNTPSCLPFTPPDSGVGAGLTDAMRGVLGHWMEYRHNKVTHYQIITPTTWNFSPRDNRGARGPVEQALIGTPVADGANLVEAGRIIRSFDPCFTCAVHMLER; encoded by the coding sequence ATGGCTGTACAGACCGTTTTTCCGGTAACACGTATTCACGAACCGCTGCGGATGGACGTGGAAGTAGAGAATGGTAAAATTGTGGATGCCTGGCTGGGAGCGCAACTGTTCCGAGGGATGGAATGTATGCTGACAGGCCGTGACCCACGGGATGCGGCCCTGTTTACCCAGCGTATCTGCGGCATTTGCTCAGCCGCTCATGCTGTTGCTGCCGGCATGGCTCAGCAGCAGGCCTTTGGCGTTACGCCTACCCCTACCGGGCAGCATATAACCAATTTAATTTTTGCTGCCGACATTATTCAGAACCATCTCCGGCATTTTTATGTTTTGGCATTATTTGATTATGTAAAAGGGCCGGATATGCCGCCATACATACCCCGGCCGCAGGCCGATTTTCGTCTGCCGCCCAAAATAAATGCCGAACTTTTGCAGCATGCGAGGGAAAGTGCAATAAAGGCGATGCAGGCGCATGAGGCCATGGCTGTATTTGGAGCCAAGGCGCCGATGCAGCAAACCATTATCGCCAGTGGGGTTACCGAGCAGGCCACGGCGGAGCGGCTGATGATCTACCGCAGCATTTTGCAGGAACTGACCGAATGGGTGGAAAACGTTTTTATTCATGATGTTATGGTTCTTGCCGATTACTATCCGGATTACTATGCCATCGGGGGAGGGTATGGTAATTTTATGTCTTTTGGCATGTTTCCCGCACCGGTAACCGGTGACAGAGCGTTTGCCCCCGGACTGATAGTAAATCAGGGGCAGGTTGAGCCGCTGAATGTCAGTCATATTGGGGAGGAAATCCGCTACAGCTGGTATAAAGACGAGCAGGAACGGCGAACTCTGCCGGCAGGCCGCACCATTCCTGACCGGGATAAACCGGAGGCTTATTCCTGGGTAAAGGCGCCGCGCTATCAAGAGCTCCCGGTGGAGGGCGGGCCATTGGCCAGAGCTTTTATCAGCGGCGAGTACCGGCGGGGAGTGTCGGTGATGGACCGCCTGGTGGCCAGGGCCCAAGAGACGCTTAAGATATGCCGCCTGGCACAGGAATGGCTTAACGAAATTGTGCCTAATACTCCCAGTTGTCTGCCATTTACGCCACCGGACAGCGGGGTGGGAGCAGGCTTGACAGATGCTATGCGGGGGGTACTGGGGCACTGGATGGAATACCGGCATAACAAGGTGACCCACTATCAGATCATAACGCCGACAACCTGGAACTTCTCGCCCCGCGACAATCGCGGTGCCCGCGGTCCGGTAGAGCAGGCGCTTATTGGCACACCTGTGGCCGACGGCGCCAACCTCGTGGAAGCCGGACGAATTATCCGTTCCTTTGACCCTTGCTTTACCTGTGCGGTGCACATGCTGGAGCGTTAG